The Oculatellaceae cyanobacterium genome includes the window TAACATGGACTAATTGGAGAGTACAGCGTTGGGCAAATGGTAAAGATTGTAAAAAAGAAGGATTAACATACTTAATAGAATTGTGAAGTATATAGCTATAATTATTGCAATATTTGATCACATCTATTGGTTTTACTTTATCTAAACATTTCCATTCACCAGGTAAAACGGAGAGATTTTCACACTCAAAATCAAGTGCAATTGTACGTTTTTTTTTCAAGCCTCTCATAATTTTTTGAATTCCTTCATCAAAGGTGATAGTAGCAGCAATATTTTCGTACACTGCTTTTCCATCAACATAACACTGTGGGTTGTTTGGTCTTGCACCTAATTCCCGACCAAGAAATATATAGCGAATTCCTTTTTTTTCTAAAGCTTCTTTTAATGCTAATCGATTAAAATGTGGCAAGAAACGACTGTATGGATGCGAGCGAACATCACCAATAGCAGTAACGCCGTGTTGCTCTATTAAAGCTATAAACTTGTCTATCGTGTGGTTAGAGTGACCAATAGTAAGAAGATCCATGGCTTTTGCTCTCAAACTTGATATTAATCCCCTCATCAACTACTTCCATTTATATTAAACCGTTGATGATATGCTGATTCGGATAGACGAGCGCAATGATAAAGATAGAGAGCGATCTCCCCTTGAGGTATCCCTATATTATACTGAACCTTCCATATCCTCAGTGAACTCAACGTAAAATGCCATACTTTTGCTGCATTTCTTGAATGAAATCTCCGATAGGGCGAGTTTGACCACGCTCTAGTTCTTCAAAGCCTTGCTGAATACCTGCTATTGTTTCTAACTGTTCAATCAGTTGGCGCACTTTGGTAGGATCGATATTTCCAGAATCGAGAAAGGTAATGAGAACTTGGGTGCGATCGCTCACATCCTGCGGTAGCTCAGTAAGTTCAA containing:
- a CDS encoding DUF488 domain-containing protein, with amino-acid sequence MDLLTIGHSNHTIDKFIALIEQHGVTAIGDVRSHPYSRFLPHFNRLALKEALEKKGIRYIFLGRELGARPNNPQCYVDGKAVYENIAATITFDEGIQKIMRGLKKKRTIALDFECENLSVLPGEWKCLDKVKPIDVIKYCNNYSYILHNSIKYVNPSFLQSLPFAQRCTLQLVHVTKFSVNRTGTTGWQGTIETTNGRSLKAAKITDPVFVSKLEEGYQPVNDCLITVSLGIPWAPENWEGEEPCWKLIAGVIEF